A single genomic interval of Picosynechococcus sp. PCC 7003 harbors:
- a CDS encoding DUF3038 domain-containing protein, producing the protein MRPSLQAVPTPASFADLPLAQPPDGQQLENIKSHLDLVLLALESLAGLSSEAMLQAAKELNLEAVIGDRVTLWRLRQSNPLRKSSGGRKKLDVEEARSLVLIICHLARQQQDDIRRACALLEQMTEQGQEPHRAALLGDYLDNFSNTYQERMEEGEAIASASLVGLALKLLIDLLFYGAKNGHRRLWLALIDQGKT; encoded by the coding sequence ATGCGCCCTAGTCTCCAAGCCGTTCCTACCCCTGCGTCTTTTGCGGATTTGCCCCTGGCCCAGCCCCCCGATGGTCAGCAGCTAGAGAATATTAAAAGTCACCTAGACTTGGTGTTATTGGCGTTAGAATCCCTAGCGGGTTTGAGTTCAGAAGCCATGTTACAGGCGGCCAAAGAGCTAAATTTGGAAGCGGTCATTGGCGATCGCGTGACGTTGTGGCGGCTGCGGCAGTCTAATCCTCTCCGGAAAAGTAGTGGGGGCCGCAAAAAATTAGATGTGGAAGAAGCCCGCTCTTTGGTGTTGATCATCTGCCATTTAGCCCGTCAGCAGCAGGATGATATTCGCCGCGCCTGTGCCCTCCTCGAACAGATGACGGAACAGGGCCAAGAACCGCACCGGGCCGCCCTTTTAGGGGATTACCTCGATAACTTTAGCAATACCTACCAAGAACGCATGGAGGAAGGGGAGGCGATCGCCTCAGCCTCTTTAGTGGGACTCGCCCTGAAATTACTGATTGATTTGCTGTTCTACGGGGCCAAAAACGGACATCGACGACTCTGGTTAGCGTTAATCGATCAAGGCAAAACCTAG
- a CDS encoding Crp/Fnr family transcriptional regulator: MMAHFDLFRHDHDTQDFAAGTTIFTAGTPGDHLYIIQTGEVEIRFQGQPLSILGEGEALGEMGVIEPGSPRSATAIAKTDCRLVVIDQKRFTFLIQQNPYFAIEIMKTLAERLSHANQRLEAQG; encoded by the coding sequence ATGATGGCGCATTTTGACTTATTTAGACATGACCACGACACCCAAGATTTCGCGGCGGGTACGACGATCTTTACCGCAGGCACTCCCGGCGATCATCTCTACATTATCCAGACAGGGGAAGTGGAAATTCGGTTTCAAGGGCAACCCTTGAGTATCCTCGGCGAAGGAGAAGCCCTGGGAGAAATGGGTGTGATTGAGCCGGGTTCTCCCCGTAGTGCGACGGCGATCGCCAAAACAGACTGTCGCCTCGTGGTAATTGATCAAAAGCGATTTACCTTCCTCATTCAGCAAAACCCCTACTTTGCCATCGAAATTATGAAAACCTTAGCCGAGCGTTTGAGTCACGCTAACCAAAGGCTAGAGGCCCAAGGTTAG
- a CDS encoding glycosyltransferase family 39 protein yields the protein MPFSLLSFWLILGGIIRLTNLGAKPPWTDEFATILYSRAENYNQLPYGEILTGKELLAPLLGYPDQGVTEAAHFLINYDNHPPLYFMVVNLWQRLFPLEMGDYISIDGVRLLSVLFSLLGIGALYGLAKWLFQSEKIAQLTAALVAFSPFDIYLAQEARHYTLIGLGVIASLGFSLLVLRQIKTQQALSWGQVAVGIVLSGIGLLVHYFFVLTLLAEAIALGWWMVAQRKYPIPRQWWRLGTIIVTVGLLGLIWKTQVLPDSYGTSMTAWIRLDHSDWLAWLSPVFQLLATVVTMVMLLPIEVDFWPTVIVCGAVMLVVGIRFLTLWRQGIKTQSTVPQFQDELFFLCRFVGAAWGLFGVLSFGLGIDITRGARYSFVYFPAVILLGAVGLSYFWQREKIRCLGVETIGTRFPQVKSGTKAIAFVVLISFCSALTVVHDWGYQKYYHPDKIIDRLTTGSQPVLMVLPRESTVQIGEMMGIAWEQQRRDLERPVFFAFIPKQDMPAAYTDDLESITAQFPQTSFELWSINIFEPIPLSNCEASEQVWVSGYYSDVYQCDAP from the coding sequence TTGCCCTTTTCTTTATTATCGTTTTGGCTAATTTTAGGCGGAATTATTCGTCTGACCAACCTTGGTGCAAAACCCCCTTGGACTGATGAATTTGCAACCATTCTCTACAGTCGGGCGGAAAATTATAATCAACTGCCCTACGGCGAAATTCTCACGGGGAAAGAACTTTTAGCGCCCCTCCTCGGCTACCCAGATCAAGGGGTCACTGAGGCGGCCCATTTTTTGATCAATTACGATAATCACCCACCGTTGTATTTCATGGTGGTTAACCTCTGGCAGCGCCTATTTCCCCTAGAGATGGGGGACTACATTTCCATTGATGGGGTGCGTCTCCTTTCGGTATTGTTCAGTTTGTTGGGGATTGGGGCGCTTTATGGTTTGGCAAAGTGGCTCTTTCAGTCGGAAAAAATAGCCCAACTTACGGCGGCTTTGGTGGCTTTTTCGCCCTTTGATATTTACTTAGCCCAGGAAGCTCGTCACTATACCTTGATCGGCTTGGGGGTGATTGCTTCCCTGGGATTTAGCCTACTCGTGTTGCGCCAAATTAAAACCCAACAAGCTTTATCCTGGGGGCAAGTTGCCGTGGGGATTGTCCTCAGTGGGATCGGGCTATTGGTACATTACTTTTTTGTTTTGACGCTTTTGGCTGAGGCGATCGCCCTGGGGTGGTGGATGGTGGCCCAGCGCAAATATCCGATTCCCAGGCAATGGTGGCGTTTAGGCACGATTATCGTGACGGTGGGGCTTCTGGGGCTGATCTGGAAAACCCAGGTACTCCCCGACAGCTATGGCACGAGTATGACCGCCTGGATTCGCCTCGATCACAGTGATTGGCTGGCATGGCTCAGTCCGGTCTTTCAGTTGTTGGCCACCGTTGTCACCATGGTGATGCTGTTGCCCATTGAGGTGGATTTTTGGCCGACGGTGATTGTCTGTGGTGCGGTGATGCTCGTGGTGGGCATTCGCTTTTTGACCCTGTGGCGACAAGGCATCAAGACCCAGAGCACTGTCCCTCAGTTTCAGGATGAGTTATTTTTTCTCTGTCGTTTTGTGGGGGCCGCCTGGGGACTTTTTGGGGTGCTCAGTTTTGGCCTCGGCATCGATATTACCCGTGGGGCCCGCTACAGTTTTGTGTATTTTCCGGCAGTAATTCTGTTGGGGGCCGTTGGCCTAAGCTACTTTTGGCAACGGGAGAAGATTCGTTGTTTAGGGGTTGAAACGATTGGAACTCGTTTTCCCCAGGTGAAATCTGGCACAAAGGCGATCGCCTTTGTGGTGCTGATTAGTTTCTGTAGTGCCTTGACCGTCGTCCACGATTGGGGCTACCAAAAGTACTACCATCCCGACAAAATCATTGATCGACTGACGACAGGAAGCCAACCTGTGCTGATGGTGCTCCCCCGGGAAAGCACCGTGCAAATTGGCGAAATGATGGGGATCGCCTGGGAACAACAACGGCGCGACCTCGAACGCCCCGTCTTTTTTGCATTCATCCCGAAACAAGATATGCCAGCAGCTTACACTGACGACCTGGAGAGCATCACCGCTCAATTTCCCCAGACGTCCTTTGAATTGTGGTCGATCAACATCTTCGAACCGATTCCTCTGTCAAACTGCGAAGCTTCTGAACAGGTTTGGGTCTCCGGGTACTACAGCGACGTTTATCAATGTGATGCCCCCTGA
- a CDS encoding DUF4335 domain-containing protein, which yields MLSPTLTRRYTPPTCSLEVAAKTSALSQWTGKPLIKELNFELSFDDPRLGPDQRIVIKGDRPQLESLATAVNDYVQGFLQDLSPDLEWLPQATSVYGYHNTPGQTVATLPQPQLVTQGLLSHTLHLGRLATKESGPTLQLNATQLHDLAEALETYQTDMVALPSLTASQQRRTVTRWGAIAASVLLVVGISNAVWQQQQLPETGSALNLEATDEAGNQAELIPPNPHASYTFSPVPPAADAPLDDPRVAPQTVDLTQPAPGETTTTNPAPPAAPIPSPPSNSPAPITATAPRENATLSVAPSFAGQMARTTAVDQAEQFADAPQQEAIALSPANAPRLNPEQRIERYFQTQWQSPDDLGEVLEYRLKLSEQGAIETVFPIGKAAELYQPQLSFLSVGRNVGASLPAGSRTFRLVLNPDGRVQAFTEAPR from the coding sequence ATGCTCTCTCCCACCCTCACCCGTCGCTATACCCCCCCCACCTGTAGCCTGGAAGTGGCAGCGAAAACCTCGGCCCTCTCCCAGTGGACAGGGAAGCCGCTGATTAAAGAATTGAATTTTGAGTTGAGTTTTGATGATCCGCGCCTTGGCCCCGATCAGCGCATCGTCATCAAAGGCGATCGCCCCCAGTTAGAATCCCTCGCCACCGCCGTCAATGATTATGTCCAAGGCTTTCTCCAAGACCTCAGTCCTGACTTAGAATGGCTGCCCCAAGCCACTTCTGTCTATGGTTATCACAATACCCCTGGTCAGACCGTCGCGACCCTGCCCCAACCCCAGCTTGTCACCCAGGGGCTTTTGTCCCATACCCTCCACTTGGGTCGCCTAGCCACCAAGGAATCTGGCCCCACTCTCCAGCTCAACGCCACCCAACTCCATGACCTGGCCGAGGCCCTAGAAACCTACCAGACCGATATGGTGGCCTTACCCAGTCTCACGGCTAGTCAACAACGCCGCACCGTCACCCGCTGGGGGGCGATCGCCGCCTCTGTCCTCCTTGTGGTGGGGATTAGTAACGCCGTTTGGCAACAGCAGCAACTCCCAGAAACAGGTAGCGCCCTCAACCTTGAGGCCACAGATGAAGCAGGCAACCAAGCAGAGCTTATCCCGCCAAATCCCCATGCCTCCTATACCTTCTCGCCGGTGCCACCTGCGGCCGATGCCCCCTTAGACGACCCACGGGTTGCCCCCCAAACCGTTGATCTTACTCAGCCTGCCCCAGGGGAAACCACGACTACGAATCCAGCTCCCCCAGCCGCACCAATCCCCAGTCCCCCCAGTAATTCTCCTGCGCCGATCACAGCTACCGCCCCCAGGGAGAACGCCACCCTGAGCGTCGCTCCTAGCTTCGCAGGACAAATGGCCAGAACCACCGCAGTCGATCAAGCAGAGCAATTTGCCGATGCGCCCCAACAAGAGGCGATCGCCCTTTCTCCCGCCAATGCCCCAAGGCTAAACCCCGAACAGCGGATCGAACGCTATTTCCAAACCCAGTGGCAGAGTCCTGACGACCTCGGTGAAGTCCTAGAATATCGCTTAAAACTCAGTGAACAAGGAGCCATTGAAACGGTTTTCCCCATTGGTAAAGCTGCCGAGCTGTATCAACCCCAATTGTCTTTCCTCTCAGTGGGCCGCAATGTGGGGGCGAGTCTCCCGGCCGGGAGTCGGACATTTCGCCTGGTGCTTAATCCCGATGGTCGTGTCCAGGCATTTACCGAAGCGCCCCGTTAA